TTAGGCAAAGTTTGGACTACTGTAGCTTGACATAATGTAtggccttttcatttttttataagtTTGATACTTGTGTCAGTTTTTCTAATCGTGAAATCTTTTTCTCCCATCCTAAGTCTGCCCCTTCTGTGGAAGATATGGTAAGTTCACTGGCTGCCTTTACCTGTGTTTAAATTCAAAACAGTGCAGTAGATCTATACAAAGTTGCACATTGTGGCCTGGATGTTTAGTGCCAGTGAATATTAGCTAGATTATTTCCTTTACACAGTTTTTTTAGCCAAGTTACTTGTGCCTGTTCAATGCTCCTTTTAGATTTAACACTCTTTTCCAGTCAACGTGCATGTCTGTACTGCTGCTGTTAATAGCTATGACTAACTTGAGAATGTTGAAGTGATGGTTGGAATCGAATCTAAATTTGACAGGTTATTAAAAATTGACAGTGGTCACAATCCAGAGACCCAGACAACTAACTCCAAAACGCACTCAGGCATTGAGCAAAAGTAGTTACAATGTGGAATGGCACTCGGCTGTTCAAAATCCAAAAAGTCATGCAAAGTGCAATGAATCCTAAAAGAGCTGTCTGGATTGTGACCAATTTATACAGTGCTGTAAGATTTCCTATACATTGTGTGACGTATCATGTTTAAAACTTCTCTGTGTTTTGTCATTTGATAGTATGGTAGGTAGTATTTCTTCCTAGCAGCCCTTCATTGACTGCATGTCTAAAGCCAGTTGCACAGTGATATAAATTTGTTCTGCATTCCTTGATAGATCTGCAGAAATTCCAAGCCAAAGTACTTCATACATGAACTCAAATCCtgtaaattatttattcattcattcattccaacaAATTATTAGCTGCCTTTTAGGGTATACTGCCATGGGAGAGTTTACATCAGAACATAGAAAtcacaaaacataataaaacaatgataaaatggATATCAAAATTAATAGTGAAAACCAAGGATCTTTATAATTTTCAATATTACTTGAATAAAAACAAGAAATCAAACGGTAAAAATCTATGGTCCCTTTTTCAAAAGCCTTTTAAATATGAGATGCTTGATTATGCATAGTTGAGATTttctactgtatttctatttgatcAGGAAAAATTCCCTTCGTTCTCCCTACTTTCCACCTCTTAATGATCCAGAGTCTAGATGATTTCCATTCCGTTTTATATTCATATTTTATAAGGCATTCTCATGCTCTGTGtccttgtgttgtttttattctaaATAAAAAGCCCCAGATTCTTAAGTCTTTCTTTGTCATACTCATCCTCTGGCAAAAAGTTAACTACAGTCTTGGACCAAAAACACTGGatatgatttttgtgtgtgaaaaatatacattttttaatggaaaaacaaGTTATATTTGAATTTGATCACGTTTAAAATGCTTGTCATACTTTTTAAACAATATTCTGTCTGTTTTTCTattcacattttttaaaccaTCTTGTTGCTTATTTGGCTTTTGTTCCTCTTATGTATTGTACTTTTTATAACTAATGACATGCTGTATTATCCTCAATCAGTTGCCGTGTTATCAAAATACTTTCACATGGTTATAGCTTGCAGATAGCTAAATCTTTCTGAACAAGTAGCTTTCCAGACTTGCTACTCAGATTGCCTTGCTATGCATGGGGAGATGTAGGCATTTGTACTGATAAAACATTTCTATACTCACTTGCAAGACTCTTTTACAAATGTGTACTTCTGATGTAGAAAAGTTAGCATTGAATAAGGGTACAGTTGTGTGTTATGACTTTTTCCATGGAAGCAAAGattcattggccccattcagaagacaccttaaaccatggctttaaccatggtggttaagccagaaagccttattcaccatggtttaaggtgtcttctgaatggggccattgataAGCTTGGATTTTCTTTGTCCACATAATAGGAATGTTTGGCTTGTGACTAAAATAACGAGGGTGTTTAATTTGCCAGGAGAGAGAACTTGAagccaacaaaaaagaaaaggtgaaAGAAGCTCAACTTGAAGCTGAGGTGAAGCTGCTTAGGAAGGAGAATGAGGCGCTTCGTCGACACATAGCTGTGCTCCAGGCTGAAGTATACGGGGCAAGACTTGCGGCCAAATACTTAGATAAAGAGCTAGCAGGAAGGTGTGTAAATGAACACAAATTAAAAATCACTTGCTTTCAATGGAATTTTGAGTCAGAATTGGTGTATATGACTTAAGGCATAACTGACCTCACCTGACCTGATGGTATTTCTGAGGACCATTTGGGGATACAGAAGAGTATAATATAAGATGCTTAACTATATACTTCTGGGCTGCTCTAAAAAGTGCCACTGGTGGGAGAGGATGACCAAAGGTGTCTCTAGGGAAATGGGGCTTGTATATAGTCCGGCTGTGGAAGTGTACGGTATGGatgtccggctggacatcaggaaaaacttcctgactgttagagcagtgcgacagtggaatcagctaactagggaggttgtgggctctcccacactagaggcattcaagaggcagctggacaaccatctgtcagggatgctttagggtggattcctgcattgagcagggggttggactcgatggccttgtaggccccttccaactctgctattctatgattctatgattctatgattctatgattttcttgCTACTATTACAGTGGGGCCTCTTTAGAAGACTTTAGAATATATAAGTGAGAAGGCAAAAGAGTTGTGGAACTGATCCATACCTAAATTTCCTGTTCTTTTCTCATTTTGTAGGGTTCAGCAAATTCAGTTACTAGGCAGAGATATGAAAGGACCTGCACATGATAAACTCTGGAACCAACTAGAAGCTGAAATCCACCTGCACCGGCACAAAACTGTGATAAGGGCATGCCGTGGTCGCAATGACCTAAAGCGACCCATGCAAGCACCCCCAGGGCATGTAAGTTTGCTGATCTTAGCATTTGTCAACATATAGTTTGCACCTTAGAGAGCTGTAATGGATGTGTTTATGCATCTGTTTCCATTCAATGGTGATATTCTTGTTATGGATTGGAGTGCTTTAGCCCAAAAGGAACTTCCCTTGTTATAGGTTAAACTACAGTAATGCTTTACCAAAATGAGTAAAGACTGGATTTTTCTATTTCGCCCCCAAGCCTATGCAACACTGATGAAATATTGATCATATATATACATTGGAATCTCAGGAATAATTGATATTCTCTATTGGAATATTGAACAGATTAATCCTGGTTACTGACTTAGTAAAAGTTACCCCATATTGAAAGGTACAAAACATCTGCCTTCACCATCAACTTCCCATCTCTTCAGAATACATTGCTTCCTGTATCAGCCTAATTTTCTAGATGTCAAAATATTCATTAGGCATCTCACTTAAAAATTCTTGAGTGATACCAACATCTCAAGTTGATTTTGAAAGTGGTGTTATACTTTTATATTTTACTctgcctccaaggaactcaggatgATGGAGATGCTTCTCCCCTTCAATCTCatagcaaccctgtgaagtatgCAAAGCTGAGatttaggctcagttcagacaacatgtttctctacacagtgggaaaactccactcaacggttgagtttttaggtggtattcaccacacaacatgttctaactccaccgttgtgtgactgtgggctcccatggagttAAGTAAAAGGCAATGAGATGTTTGACAGtttctctgccttctctcctcccctagtcctcctgatggtatcccgtCAGCCATTGCTGTAATAACAAAAACACTCCACTGTggcatggagttttccctccaggcaacacatttctcaatggtggtgtaaaaactccaccatggagttctaaaaccactctagagaaatgtgttgtctgaactgagccatagtgTCCAATCTAAGGTTACCAGcgagctttatggctgagcagagatttgaatccTAGTCTCCTGTCCCTAACACTCTGTctactacaccacacacacagagagtctaGGATCCTGAACTTAAAATCTGCTGTATGAGGCACTGGAGGGTAGGATTCTTCTTGAATCCTAGTGCTGGCACAATGGGAATCTCCCTAGTGATTTCTTATGGTGGTCTTATCTTGCACATTCTGTGTCTTGAGATTACTTATTTTGTTTATGGTTATGGAAATTCAGAGGGCGCTATCTAAACTCTTAAGAAAAGTCTTGGGTTTGGGCCAATTCAGATAAAATCAGGAGAAGAGTTCTGACACAGTTGTGATAATAAATCTTACTTGCTGTTCCTGACTCTCTTGAAAACCTTCAGAAAGTGTTTTCATAATcatgtataattttttaaaaactagaatCCAGATTCCTTAAAGAAGAGTCAAGGTGTTGGTCCGATCAGAAAGGTTCTCTTGGTCAAAGAAGATCATGAAGGACTGGGAATTTCAATAACGGtaatatttgaatttattttcctcttcctattCCCAAAATTTGTTGCCCTGGTTTGGataatcaaaataagccactgtttatttaaatcactgtggcttatttaaatcgcAACATATGAGGGGGCGCATTTTCCATAATGACTGCTGGGCATGCCTTGTCCTGTCATCCAAACCCGGGTAGCATGGGCAATCCATGGGCTGCTTATTTTGATAGTGCGAACTGGCACATTGTGTGCTCGCAAAATGCttacattttcttttgcatttcctGTGTCACACTCGCCCACATTATCTATATAATGTTTGTTCATTGCACGTTTACAAAAGCCACTGAAAACTCATATCTTTCAGCATGAATTCAACACTTTTTTGAAGCTGGACGTGAAGAACATCTACAgcagtttccccaacctggtatcctcccgATGTGTcgaacaactcccagcatcccccagccagtatagagggcaccaggttggggaaggctgatttaaagtgATCAGTGATAGAATATTTTGAAATTTCTGAAATCTCTGATCGTTAAATATTTTTGCAATAGGGTGGAAAGGAGCACGGTGTACCCATCCTAATCTCTGAAATTCATCCGGGTCAGCCTGCTGATCGATGTGGAGGTCTACATGTTGGAGATGCCATTCTGGCAGTAAATGGAGTTAATTTGAGAGATGCCAAACATAAAGAAGCTGTAACTATTCTTTCCCAGCAGGTAATTTTTTGTCTCCATTAGCACTGGACTGTAAATATATAAGTATGCATCTGGTGGCTTTTTCCTTATTCTTTGGGGTGGGTGCATCAGAAAATCTTTATCTGATTCATCACTGTACTAGATATTGTGCTCCATTCTTCAAATTGTATAGAAACCACTTAGtaagagagagattttatttattattcaggtACAAGATATGACAAACGTTCTAAGTGAAGGCCTTGTTCAATTATTGCAGGTGAAAATTTCATTAGTCTCTTAAAATTGTCTTTATTACCATTTTCTAAAATAAAGTTTTTGTATTTATAATGCACATCCTGGAAGTATTCATCCAAAATAGAAACTAAAGCTCAGCATAGCCTATGCATGTTAGGCCATGGCTCAAGTTGTTCAAAGAAGGCCTTAGAGGCATATTTTAGAAGACATCCTTTGATGCAGCTTTTCTTTCATATtaggaatatttttttctgttctgtCATGTACTTTGTATAGTTCTCAACACTCATTGCTCAGGGTTTTTAAATTTCAACTGTTATAAAGCAAAAAGGTAGAGGCCATGGATGAAGACAAGACAAGATATTGAGCTGATGATGAGCAACTTCCCCTGAGCTTTGTGGCCTGCTTAGCACAGTGCAAACAAGAATTTAGGGCTCAATTACCCATATGGTGTAAATAGACTGCACTTCATTACTATTTTATAGTGATTATTCAGCTCCCATTTTTGCTTTCCATACTGGATTGTTCATTCTTAGAAACAACATAATATTCATTTTATATTCTAGAGAGGAGAAATTGAATTTGAAGTTGTGTATGTTGCTCCAGAAGTAGACTCAGATGACGAAAATGTAGAGTATGAGGATGAGAGTGGACATCGTTATCGTTTGTATCTTGATGAATTGGAAGAAGGTGGAAATTCTGCTTCTAGTAGAAAAGATGGAAGTGGAGATGTCAAACCAATGCAAggtaaaatgttttgaaaagtaAGATAAAAAATTCAGTTGCACTTTTATATAAAGGCCCTGCAAATTAAATTAGTCTTGTTTCACACTTCAGTTTTAGtaaatgttacattttaaaatgcatcctGCAGTACTATTCTAGATTTGCTTTTCCAGTGTGCTTAAGATGTTCTATCCTTAGGATGGAATGAACTAATAGTTTTGCCACCTCATTGTCATCAAATGAAGGTTAAGCTATGTATGTCCTTGACAAATAGAATGGTTCACAAATTTAGTATCAGGGTGGCGATTGTAGGTTTTCCTCTACTGTTTTGCCATCATATTGCTATCCTCTCATATACACTGATGAAGCAGATTCTGGTCttgaacttagaatcatagaatcatagaatagcattgttggaaggggcctacaaggccatcaagtccaaccccctgctcaatgcaggaatccaccctaaagcatccccgacagatgcttgtccagctgcctcttgaaggcctctagtgtgggagagcccacaacctccctaggtaactgatttcattgttgcactgctctaacagtcaggaagtttttcctgatgtccagctggaatctggcttcctttaacttgagtccattattctgtgtcctgcactctgggaggatcgagaagagatcctggccctcctctgtgtgacaaccttttaagtatttgaagagtgctatcatgtctcccctcaatcttctcttctccaggctaaacatgcccagttctttaagtctctcttcatagggctttgtttccagacccctgatcatcctggttgccctcctctgaacatgctccagcttgtctgcgtccttcttgaattgtggagcccagaactggatgcaatactctagatgaagcctaaccagggctgaatggagaggaaccagtacctcacgtgatttggaagctatacttctattaatgcagcccaaaatagcattggcctttcttgcagccatatcacactgttggctcatattcagcttgcaatctacaacaattccaagattcttcttgtttgtaatattgctgagcctagtatcccccatcttgtaactgtgcctttggtttctatttcctaaatgtagaacttgacatttatccctattaaatttcatcctgttgttttcagcccagcactccagcctatcaagatcttgATACTATAACTTGGCAAACAGTGTAGATCTCTGCTTTATTTTATATTGGTagactttttctttcctttttgagtgtatgtgtgtgtgggggacttCACTATTTTTGTGGAGTGATTAAAGATATCCTCAAGATTTATGAAATTCATCTAGGTATAAAGATAACACAATTGTGAAAATCTGAATTTGCCAAATCTCCCacctcccccaaacacacacacacacacacacacacacacacacacacacacacacacaccaaccagcaTGTCTTTGTTTTGCTGGTTGCATGGGGTTTCACAAAAGCCCCTGTGCCACTTGGAAGGTCTTGTTAGAGAGGAAGCAGATTAATTCCTAAGCCTCTGCAAGGGCACGTGTGGATGTGGAGTAGTGGTTTAGCCTACAGTCGTTCCTGTTCTAGCTCCGGGTCTTAGCTCTACGTGTATGATGGAAATTTCTTCTCTGCCAGCAAAAATGTAGGATATACCTCTTGTTTGT
This sequence is a window from Elgaria multicarinata webbii isolate HBS135686 ecotype San Diego chromosome 4, rElgMul1.1.pri, whole genome shotgun sequence. Protein-coding genes within it:
- the GOPC gene encoding Golgi-associated PDZ and coiled-coil motif-containing protein, whose amino-acid sequence is MSGVGVGSCGGSGSGACGGAAAASSSSSSPGGAGGGGLSMFRWLEVLEKEFDKAFVDVDLLLGEIDPDQADITYEGRQKMTSLSSCFAQLCHKAQTVSQINHKLEAQLVDLKSELTETRAEKAVLEKEVHDQLLQLHAIQLQLHAKTGQSVDSGAIKAKLSAPSVEDMERELEANKKEKVKEAQLEAEVKLLRKENEALRRHIAVLQAEVYGARLAAKYLDKELAGRVQQIQLLGRDMKGPAHDKLWNQLEAEIHLHRHKTVIRACRGRNDLKRPMQAPPGHNPDSLKKSQGVGPIRKVLLVKEDHEGLGISITGGKEHGVPILISEIHPGQPADRCGGLHVGDAILAVNGVNLRDAKHKEAVTILSQQRGEIEFEVVYVAPEVDSDDENVEYEDESGHRYRLYLDELEEGGNSASSRKDGSGDVKPMQVFDKKESIDSHENGDLGNSIETEETVSKLAQSAESLA